From the genome of Ectobacillus sp. JY-23, one region includes:
- a CDS encoding lysozyme family protein, whose protein sequence is MLRRILFSLLMLLSFPFILLLAKPDIKHKLNDYFTTFLPSHTDKVLTYETDIKNELTKYNLSEFTPLLLAIMYQESKGEGLDPMQSSESAGLKRNAIQNPQQSISQGVFHFQQMYKLGRKHHVDLNTIVQSYNMGPGYIIYIADNGTQHTQELAKAYSKMQVDNRPDLYTCGGSMANFRYPYCFGDFSYADKVQKHMTVLEKQLRSKESRTASVK, encoded by the coding sequence ATGTTGAGAAGAATACTATTCTCTTTACTCATGCTACTTTCATTTCCGTTTATTTTATTGCTAGCAAAGCCTGATATAAAACATAAATTAAACGATTATTTTACAACGTTTTTACCAAGTCATACAGATAAAGTATTAACATATGAAACAGACATTAAAAATGAATTAACCAAATATAACTTAAGCGAATTCACCCCGCTTTTATTAGCAATTATGTATCAAGAGAGTAAAGGCGAGGGCTTAGATCCGATGCAATCTTCAGAATCAGCTGGTCTGAAGCGCAACGCTATTCAAAATCCACAGCAAAGCATCTCGCAAGGTGTCTTTCATTTTCAACAAATGTACAAGCTTGGTCGAAAACACCATGTAGATTTAAACACAATTGTACAAAGCTATAATATGGGCCCTGGCTATATTATTTACATCGCAGATAATGGTACCCAGCATACGCAAGAGCTTGCTAAAGCCTACTCTAAAATGCAAGTAGACAATCGACCTGATTTATATACATGCGGCGGCTCTATGGCTAATTTCCGATATCCATACTGCTTTGGTGATTTCTCCTATGCGGATAAAGTTCAAAAACATATGACTGTTCTTGAAAAACAACTTAGAAGCAAGGAGTCTCGTACTGCATCTGTTAAGTGA
- a CDS encoding MDR family MFS transporter has translation MHTIENTSQNRTLLLIGLIIAMFFSALDGTIVGTAMPKIVGDLGGLSMMTWLTTAYLLTSTTVVPIAGKLADLLGRRVVYVTGLIIFMGASALCGIADTMTELIIYRGLQGIGGGVMMPMAMIVIGDLFTGKERAKFQGVFGGIYGLASVIGPQIGGWIVDTWNWKWVFYINLPVGIIATIFIALGLRGKKQTGPINFDLLGMFTMIVGVVSLLLALSLGGKDYAWDSWQIIGMFFLAIVALISFVIIETKAKEPILPMYLFKNKTFTLLNLIGFFMAIGMFGAITFVPFFMQGIVGVSATESGTIMTPMMIAMIITSVIGGQLVYKVGIKPQIITGMLIMGGGFFLLTTMNIDTSKLAATSYMAIIGIGMGLVMPILTLALQESFSKEELGIVTSSSQFFRSIGGTFGITILGAVMNSKSGTLLTDKLVPFLNTLPTEVDAMTGKFKDMIATNPEGLFQMLFNLDTLKQLPKTFVDGMIPILKTALMDSLHSVFFVGLIFIIIGAIFTVFLHQIKLANKKEEQPPEDNVVSPS, from the coding sequence ATGCATACAATTGAGAATACAAGCCAGAATCGTACTTTGTTGCTGATCGGTTTAATTATTGCCATGTTTTTTTCAGCACTTGATGGTACAATTGTGGGAACTGCGATGCCGAAAATTGTCGGAGATTTAGGCGGCTTAAGCATGATGACTTGGCTTACTACAGCTTATTTGCTCACTTCAACGACTGTTGTTCCTATTGCCGGTAAACTGGCAGATTTATTAGGACGTAGAGTAGTTTATGTAACAGGATTAATTATATTTATGGGAGCTTCCGCTCTGTGCGGCATTGCGGATACAATGACTGAACTTATTATATATCGTGGGCTGCAGGGTATTGGCGGCGGTGTTATGATGCCTATGGCCATGATTGTCATTGGAGATTTATTTACAGGGAAAGAGCGCGCTAAATTTCAAGGCGTGTTTGGAGGAATTTATGGCCTTGCTTCTGTTATTGGTCCGCAAATCGGCGGTTGGATTGTTGATACCTGGAATTGGAAATGGGTATTTTATATTAACTTACCTGTTGGTATTATCGCTACCATTTTTATTGCGTTAGGACTTAGAGGTAAAAAACAAACTGGTCCTATCAACTTCGATCTATTAGGTATGTTCACTATGATTGTTGGTGTTGTCAGTCTGTTGCTAGCGCTTAGTCTTGGCGGTAAAGATTACGCATGGGATTCTTGGCAAATTATTGGCATGTTTTTTCTTGCCATTGTTGCTTTAATTAGCTTTGTCATAATAGAAACAAAAGCAAAAGAACCCATTCTTCCCATGTATTTATTTAAAAATAAGACCTTTACGTTATTAAACCTAATCGGCTTCTTTATGGCGATTGGTATGTTTGGGGCTATTACTTTTGTACCATTCTTTATGCAAGGGATTGTCGGCGTCAGCGCTACAGAATCCGGAACCATTATGACGCCTATGATGATTGCAATGATTATTACAAGTGTTATCGGCGGACAGTTAGTTTACAAAGTTGGTATTAAACCACAGATTATTACCGGTATGCTCATTATGGGTGGTGGTTTTTTCTTATTGACTACTATGAATATAGATACAAGTAAACTGGCTGCAACCTCTTATATGGCTATTATTGGTATAGGTATGGGATTGGTTATGCCGATTTTGACACTAGCGCTGCAAGAAAGCTTTTCCAAAGAAGAACTTGGTATTGTTACATCATCTAGCCAATTTTTCCGCTCGATCGGCGGTACGTTTGGAATTACTATTTTAGGTGCTGTTATGAACAGCAAATCTGGAACATTGTTGACAGACAAATTGGTTCCATTCTTAAACACACTTCCTACAGAAGTCGATGCCATGACTGGTAAATTTAAGGATATGATTGCTACAAATCCAGAAGGTCTTTTTCAGATGCTATTTAATCTAGATACACTAAAGCAGCTTCCAAAAACCTTTGTCGATGGGATGATACCTATTCTAAAAACGGCATTGATGGACTCCTTGCACAGCGTGTTTTTTGTAGGATTAATCTTTATTATCATTGGAGCGATATTCACTGTATTTCTTCATCAAATTAAATTAGCAAATAAGAAAGAAGAACAACCACCTGAAGACAACGTTGTTTCTCCTTCCTAA
- a CDS encoding MarR family winged helix-turn-helix transcriptional regulator, translating into MDNHSYLQRIHTALHVMFQKLQPQMQASIQEHRITPTQLFVIGFLKKKGSCKISELAEEMGVKPSAVTFMVDRLEQNELVMREHDTKDRRVVNIRLTAQGNHTFQQVLEARKAIINRYFSHLDETDLATIAAIYEKLVHLMMEEE; encoded by the coding sequence ATGGATAACCATTCTTATCTACAACGCATTCACACTGCGCTGCATGTTATGTTTCAAAAGTTACAGCCGCAGATGCAGGCAAGCATTCAAGAGCACAGGATTACACCCACTCAATTATTTGTTATCGGCTTTTTAAAGAAAAAAGGCAGCTGTAAGATTTCTGAATTAGCGGAAGAAATGGGTGTAAAACCTAGTGCTGTTACCTTTATGGTGGATAGGCTGGAACAAAACGAGCTTGTTATGCGAGAGCATGATACAAAGGACCGACGGGTTGTCAACATTCGTCTTACGGCGCAAGGAAATCATACGTTTCAACAAGTTCTAGAAGCCAGAAAAGCGATTATTAACCGTTACTTTTCTCATTTAGATGAAACGGATCTAGCTACAATAGCAGCTATTTACGAAAAGCTGGTGCATCTGATGATGGAAGAAGAGTAA
- a CDS encoding type 1 glutamine amidotransferase domain-containing protein has translation MKKHILMVVTTADKMNEDHPTGLWLSEFGEAYVEFAKKGFDITVASPLGGKAPVDARSLEGDVPQEILDTAKHLENTMKLEDIKDASQFDAIFLPGGHGTMFDLPDNAKLQALIRELYEADKVVAAVCHGPAGLVGVTLSDGTPLVAGKKVAAFTDEEERETTLDRFMPFLLESRLRELGAEMVVAPNWSNNVQADGYLITGQNPQSTVSVAEAVINKLS, from the coding sequence ATGAAAAAACATATATTAATGGTTGTTACAACAGCAGATAAAATGAACGAAGATCACCCAACAGGACTTTGGCTTTCCGAGTTCGGTGAAGCGTATGTAGAATTCGCGAAAAAAGGTTTTGATATCACAGTAGCAAGTCCGCTTGGCGGCAAAGCACCTGTAGATGCTCGTAGTTTAGAAGGTGATGTACCGCAGGAGATTTTAGATACAGCTAAGCACCTAGAAAATACAATGAAGCTAGAGGATATTAAAGACGCTTCTCAGTTTGACGCGATTTTCTTACCAGGTGGACACGGTACAATGTTTGATCTACCAGACAACGCTAAGCTACAGGCTTTAATCAGAGAATTGTATGAGGCAGATAAAGTGGTAGCAGCTGTATGTCACGGTCCTGCTGGTTTAGTAGGTGTTACGCTATCTGATGGTACACCTTTAGTAGCAGGCAAAAAGGTTGCTGCGTTTACAGACGAAGAAGAAAGAGAAACAACATTGGATCGCTTTATGCCATTCCTATTGGAAAGTCGTCTTCGTGAGTTAGGTGCTGAAATGGTTGTTGCACCAAATTGGTCCAACAATGTACAAGCTGATGGATATTTGATCACAGGTCAAAATCCACAATCTACAGTTAGTGTGGCAGAAGCGGTTATTAACAAATTAAGCTAA
- a CDS encoding iron-containing alcohol dehydrogenase — MENFRFHNPTKLIFGKGQLEALKTEVPLYGKRVLLLYGGGSIKRSGLYDQVQTLLAEADLFVVELGGVEPNPRVSTVNKGISLIKENNLDFILAVGGGSVIDCAKAIAAGSHYDGDVWDIVTKKVIPTSAVPIGTVLTLAATGSEMNGGSVITNWEQNDKRSFGSIHTYPKFSILDPQLTFTVPRDQTIYGIVDIMSHVLEQYFHASENAPLQERIGESILRTVMEVAPKLVNDLENYAYREAIMLNGTFALNGILSMGVKTDWATHMMEHAVSAVYDIPHGGGLAILFPHWMEYVAATKPEKVAQLGVRVFDLHAEEKTETELAAETVAALRAFWTSIDAPQKLADYNINDEQLDLMAERAMVAPTIGNYVPLTKKDVREILKRAL; from the coding sequence ATGGAAAACTTTCGATTTCATAACCCGACAAAGTTGATTTTCGGTAAAGGGCAGTTAGAAGCGCTTAAAACAGAAGTGCCTCTATATGGAAAACGTGTACTTTTATTGTACGGAGGTGGAAGCATCAAGCGGAGCGGCTTGTATGACCAAGTACAGACTTTACTTGCAGAAGCAGATCTATTTGTGGTAGAGCTTGGCGGCGTAGAACCAAATCCACGTGTATCTACAGTCAACAAAGGAATTTCTTTAATCAAAGAAAACAATCTGGACTTTATTTTAGCTGTGGGCGGCGGAAGTGTCATTGATTGTGCAAAAGCCATCGCAGCAGGTAGCCATTATGATGGTGATGTGTGGGATATTGTAACGAAGAAAGTGATTCCTACTTCAGCGGTTCCAATTGGCACTGTTCTTACCCTTGCTGCAACCGGCTCTGAAATGAACGGAGGTTCGGTTATTACCAATTGGGAGCAAAATGATAAGCGCTCTTTCGGTTCTATTCATACGTATCCAAAATTCAGTATTTTAGATCCGCAGTTAACATTCACTGTACCACGCGACCAAACAATTTACGGCATTGTAGACATTATGTCTCATGTACTTGAGCAATATTTCCATGCTTCAGAAAATGCACCGCTGCAAGAGCGTATTGGAGAATCCATTTTACGCACTGTGATGGAAGTGGCGCCTAAGCTAGTGAATGATTTAGAGAACTATGCTTACCGTGAAGCTATTATGTTAAATGGTACATTTGCTTTAAATGGTATTTTATCTATGGGCGTGAAAACGGACTGGGCGACACATATGATGGAGCATGCAGTCTCAGCTGTATACGATATTCCGCATGGCGGTGGCTTGGCCATTTTGTTCCCGCACTGGATGGAGTATGTGGCAGCCACAAAACCAGAAAAAGTGGCGCAGCTTGGGGTACGTGTATTTGATTTGCACGCAGAAGAGAAAACAGAAACTGAGCTTGCAGCTGAAACGGTAGCTGCATTGCGTGCCTTCTGGACTTCCATCGATGCGCCGCAAAAACTAGCGGATTATAATATTAATGACGAGCAATTGGATTTGATGGCAGAGCGTGCTATGGTAGCACCTACAATTGGTAACTATGTACCCCTTACGAAAAAAGATGTGCGCGAGATTTTAAAACGAGCATTATAA
- a CDS encoding putative quinol monooxygenase produces MTVIINAIIKPKAGKEEELRKELIDVIAPSRAEAGCIQYTLHEAADQSTFVFYEIWQDEEALQSHIETPHYKQYRENVASLIEAREVHKLQKINQ; encoded by the coding sequence ATGACGGTTATTATTAATGCCATCATAAAACCGAAAGCCGGGAAGGAAGAAGAACTTCGCAAAGAATTAATAGATGTTATTGCACCTTCTCGCGCAGAAGCGGGTTGTATTCAGTATACTTTACATGAAGCAGCTGACCAAAGTACGTTTGTCTTTTATGAGATCTGGCAAGATGAAGAAGCATTGCAATCTCATATTGAAACACCGCACTATAAACAATATAGAGAGAATGTAGCTTCATTGATCGAAGCGCGTGAAGTACACAAGTTGCAAAAGATTAATCAATAG
- a CDS encoding substrate-binding domain-containing protein, with amino-acid sequence MSYKNYAHVRIGAPAEFFSCRALETLYKTDGYYEVTFGLTRELLEQLQDRKLDCVIATKKYGIPGIQYTAWESETLVIVGASHMKVSPDVCEQTWLEQQHWISYGRELPIMRRIWKQHFHTHAVMEAAHIIPDLRGILKAVELGMGISVLPTYIAKEWIEAGRCQILFPHLSFTNALYFAYREEDSDVFAIESIKKSIAKLS; translated from the coding sequence ATGAGCTATAAAAACTATGCGCATGTTCGTATTGGTGCCCCGGCTGAATTTTTTTCATGCCGCGCGCTGGAGACACTTTATAAAACAGATGGATACTATGAAGTAACATTTGGTTTAACAAGAGAGCTGCTGGAGCAATTACAGGATAGGAAACTGGATTGTGTGATTGCGACGAAGAAATATGGTATACCAGGTATCCAATATACAGCATGGGAAAGTGAAACATTGGTAATAGTAGGTGCTTCTCATATGAAAGTAAGCCCCGATGTGTGCGAACAAACATGGCTAGAGCAGCAGCACTGGATTAGCTATGGGAGGGAGTTACCGATAATGAGACGAATATGGAAGCAACACTTCCATACACATGCCGTGATGGAGGCCGCACATATAATCCCTGATTTACGCGGGATATTAAAGGCTGTCGAACTTGGGATGGGAATAAGTGTGCTACCAACATATATTGCGAAGGAATGGATTGAAGCAGGTCGCTGCCAAATATTATTTCCGCATTTAAGCTTTACCAATGCATTATATTTTGCGTATCGCGAGGAAGATAGTGATGTATTTGCTATCGAAAGTATTAAAAAGAGTATAGCAAAGTTGTCGTAA
- a CDS encoding LysR family transcriptional regulator: protein MIDFEWYRSFISIYQHRSVSGAAKARILTQPAMSQHLAALEAEVGEPLFIRAPRKMIPTDKGKELYSKLVPLIESLEKATLEIRHASYDVAVPVIRIGSPGEYFAKNALQKIKNLNIRYTVQFGVAGELFELLQRDEVDFIISTQKSQTPGITYTQLEDERFVVVVPSDYTVDYEETPDIEAWLKEQRWLSYGLELPIIRRYWQTHFGKRPDFQPFHVMPDLRAILEAIEKGMGISVLPTYLIEESIRLQKVKIMFQHLYVHNTIYAGYKTEMKDDPVILQMIQSLQGER from the coding sequence ATGATCGACTTTGAATGGTACCGTAGCTTTATTAGTATATATCAACATCGTTCTGTGTCGGGGGCGGCAAAGGCGCGTATTTTAACGCAGCCGGCAATGAGCCAGCATCTAGCAGCTTTGGAGGCGGAAGTGGGCGAACCGCTATTTATTCGTGCACCGCGCAAGATGATTCCAACAGATAAAGGAAAAGAATTGTATAGTAAGCTTGTTCCCCTTATTGAAAGCCTGGAAAAAGCAACTCTTGAAATACGCCATGCTTCGTACGATGTAGCTGTTCCGGTTATACGGATAGGTTCACCGGGGGAGTATTTTGCAAAAAACGCATTACAAAAGATAAAGAACTTAAATATTCGCTACACAGTACAATTTGGTGTTGCCGGCGAGTTGTTTGAACTACTGCAACGAGATGAAGTTGACTTTATTATATCTACCCAAAAGTCTCAGACGCCGGGGATTACGTATACTCAACTTGAAGATGAGCGGTTTGTTGTGGTTGTACCGTCGGATTATACAGTGGATTACGAGGAAACACCAGATATAGAAGCATGGTTAAAAGAGCAAAGATGGCTAAGCTACGGATTAGAATTACCGATTATTAGACGATATTGGCAGACTCATTTTGGAAAGCGACCAGATTTCCAACCCTTTCATGTGATGCCAGATTTACGCGCTATTTTAGAAGCTATTGAAAAAGGTATGGGAATCAGTGTATTACCTACGTACTTGATAGAGGAATCTATACGTTTGCAAAAGGTAAAAATCATGTTTCAGCACTTATATGTGCATAATACAATTTATGCTGGTTATAAAACCGAAATGAAGGACGATCCGGTCATTTTACAAATGATACAGAGTTTGCAAGGAGAAAGATAA
- the thiC gene encoding phosphomethylpyrimidine synthase ThiC: MMKSNSVQDFMYFPGSKKVYVEGSRSDIQVPMREISLSPTVDSLGTTENAPFRVYDTSGPYTDMNIATDIRKGLQPLRTNWIVERNDTELYEGRDIQAADNGFKDRNPLIHSHFFPNSNKKPRRAQSGKNVTQLHYARKGVITPEMEFIAIREQVSPEFVRAEVACGRAIIPCNINHPESEPMIIGRNFHVKINANIGNSAVTSSIEDEVEKMTWATRWGTDTIMDLSTGKQIHTTREWILRNSPVPVGTVPIYQALEKVNGIAENLSWDVFRDTLIEQAEQGVDYFTIHAGVLLRYIPLTANRVTGIVSRGGSIMAQWCLAHHQENFLYTHFEDICEIMKTYDIAFSLGDGLRPGSIADANDEAQFKELETLGELTKIAWKHDVQVMVEGPGHVPMHLIKENMEKQLELCQEAPFYTLGPLTTDIAPGYDHITSAIGAAMIGWFGTAMLCYVTPKEHLGLPNKEDVRTGVVTYKLAAHAADLAKGHPGAQKRDNALSKARFEFRWRDQFNLSLDPERAMEYHDETLPAEGAKTAHFCSMCGPKFCSMRISQDIRNVAKEKGMDAENWVQQEMEQKATEFMQSGSQLYR, encoded by the coding sequence ATGATGAAAAGCAATTCTGTACAGGATTTTATGTATTTTCCAGGTAGCAAAAAAGTATATGTTGAAGGTTCTAGATCCGATATCCAAGTTCCGATGCGTGAAATTTCGTTATCTCCTACGGTAGATTCATTAGGAACGACAGAAAATGCACCGTTTCGGGTCTATGATACGAGCGGCCCTTATACAGATATGAATATTGCTACTGACATACGAAAAGGCCTACAGCCACTACGAACAAATTGGATCGTGGAACGAAATGATACGGAATTATATGAAGGCAGAGATATACAGGCTGCTGATAACGGGTTTAAAGACCGTAACCCTCTCATACATTCACATTTCTTCCCTAATTCAAATAAAAAACCACGCCGTGCACAGTCTGGGAAGAACGTAACGCAACTACACTATGCACGAAAAGGCGTCATCACACCTGAAATGGAGTTCATTGCAATAAGGGAGCAAGTTTCTCCGGAATTTGTACGCGCCGAGGTCGCTTGTGGACGCGCCATTATCCCTTGTAATATCAATCATCCAGAAAGCGAACCAATGATTATCGGTCGCAATTTTCATGTGAAAATTAATGCCAATATTGGTAACTCTGCCGTTACTTCATCTATTGAAGATGAAGTAGAAAAAATGACATGGGCTACTCGTTGGGGCACAGATACAATTATGGATTTGTCAACAGGGAAGCAGATACATACAACAAGGGAATGGATTCTTCGCAACTCACCTGTACCTGTAGGAACGGTTCCGATCTATCAAGCACTTGAAAAAGTAAACGGTATTGCAGAGAACTTGAGCTGGGACGTGTTCCGTGACACATTGATTGAGCAAGCTGAACAAGGTGTAGATTACTTTACTATTCATGCTGGTGTTCTTTTACGTTACATTCCGCTCACTGCAAATCGGGTGACAGGTATCGTTTCAAGAGGTGGTTCCATCATGGCGCAGTGGTGCCTTGCACATCATCAAGAAAACTTTTTGTACACGCATTTTGAAGACATTTGCGAAATCATGAAAACATATGATATCGCTTTTTCCTTAGGAGACGGGTTACGTCCAGGATCGATCGCGGATGCAAACGATGAAGCGCAGTTTAAAGAACTAGAAACACTTGGGGAGCTCACTAAAATTGCTTGGAAGCATGATGTACAAGTGATGGTGGAGGGGCCAGGTCATGTTCCTATGCATTTAATAAAAGAAAATATGGAAAAACAGTTAGAACTGTGCCAGGAAGCCCCCTTCTATACACTCGGTCCACTCACAACAGATATTGCGCCTGGTTACGACCATATCACCTCAGCTATCGGTGCAGCAATGATTGGATGGTTTGGAACAGCAATGCTTTGTTATGTCACACCAAAAGAGCACCTTGGCCTTCCTAACAAAGAAGATGTTCGCACAGGCGTTGTGACATACAAGCTCGCTGCTCATGCCGCAGATTTGGCAAAAGGACACCCAGGTGCACAAAAACGAGATAATGCTCTTTCGAAAGCTAGATTTGAATTTCGTTGGCGTGATCAATTCAACCTCTCTCTTGATCCGGAACGCGCTATGGAATATCATGACGAAACACTTCCTGCCGAAGGAGCAAAAACAGCCCACTTTTGTTCCATGTGCGGACCAAAGTTTTGTAGCATGCGCATTTCGCAGGATATACGAAATGTTGCTAAGGAAAAAGGAATGGATGCTGAAAACTGGGTTCAACAAGAAATGGAACAAAAAGCTACAGAGTTTATGCAGAGCGGTTCACAGCTATACCGTTAA
- a CDS encoding DUF4870 domain-containing protein — translation MENKGLKILVHASTWFAPIIVPLVVYLLISDREVKSLSLQALLFHVIISILISVSLLFSWVLIGIPFLIVFGLMAIIAPIMGILRAINDKPYRYPIIGSLVD, via the coding sequence TTGGAAAACAAAGGTTTAAAAATATTAGTGCATGCGAGCACATGGTTTGCACCTATTATCGTCCCATTGGTGGTGTATTTGTTAATATCCGATCGTGAAGTAAAAAGCCTTTCCTTACAAGCGCTGCTGTTTCATGTGATAATAAGTATTTTAATTTCTGTATCCTTGCTCTTCTCTTGGGTATTGATTGGTATTCCATTCCTAATTGTATTTGGATTGATGGCCATTATTGCTCCCATCATGGGCATTTTAAGAGCGATAAATGATAAACCTTACCGTTATCCTATCATTGGCTCTTTAGTTGACTAA
- a CDS encoding hemolysin family protein, translating to MEILNLVLVAVLIALTGFFVATEFAMVKVRGSRIDQLVAEGRRGSHAAKRLVSNLDEYLSACQLGITMTALGLGWLGEPTVHHMLEPLFKDLKFSDAVAGTVSFIIAFSLITFLHVVVGELAPKTVAIQKAEQVTLLFAKPLIWFYKIAYPFIWILNGSARVLVGLFGFKPASEHEVAHSEEELRLILTDSFESGEINQAEYKYVENIFEFDNRIAKEIMVPRTEIVGLYVEDSFEQHKVIIGNERYTRYPVFGEDKDDIIGMVNVKDFFIRYMSEDGTQTRSIRDFTRPVIEVMETIAIHDLLLLMQKKRIPMAVLYDEYGGTAGLVTLEDILEEIVGEIRDEYDDDERPPIQHINDEHKIVDGKVLIEEVNDLFGLDITDEIVDTIGGWILTQNHEIQEGHAIEAGGYEFKVLEKDAHQIKRVEIRKAQEREEEQATAQ from the coding sequence TTGGAGATATTGAATTTAGTTTTAGTTGCAGTTTTAATTGCACTTACCGGCTTTTTTGTTGCCACTGAGTTTGCGATGGTGAAAGTGCGCGGAAGTCGAATTGATCAGCTGGTTGCTGAAGGAAGACGAGGTTCACACGCAGCAAAAAGACTTGTTTCAAACCTAGATGAATACTTGTCCGCTTGTCAGCTCGGTATTACAATGACTGCTTTAGGTCTTGGTTGGCTAGGAGAACCAACCGTTCATCATATGCTGGAACCGCTTTTTAAAGACTTGAAATTCTCAGATGCTGTCGCAGGTACGGTATCCTTTATTATTGCGTTTTCATTAATTACCTTTTTACATGTAGTCGTGGGGGAGCTTGCGCCAAAAACCGTTGCTATTCAAAAGGCGGAGCAAGTTACTTTGTTATTTGCTAAACCATTAATTTGGTTTTATAAAATCGCATACCCGTTCATCTGGATTTTAAATGGATCCGCACGTGTATTGGTAGGGTTATTTGGCTTTAAACCTGCATCTGAGCATGAAGTGGCTCACTCTGAAGAGGAGCTGCGTTTGATTTTAACAGACAGTTTTGAAAGCGGAGAAATCAATCAAGCAGAGTATAAATATGTAGAAAATATTTTTGAGTTTGACAATCGAATTGCAAAGGAGATTATGGTGCCTCGTACTGAGATTGTTGGCTTATATGTAGAAGATTCATTTGAACAGCATAAAGTGATTATTGGAAATGAACGCTATACAAGATATCCCGTCTTTGGTGAAGATAAGGATGATATTATTGGGATGGTGAATGTAAAGGACTTTTTCATTCGCTATATGAGTGAAGATGGGACGCAAACCCGTTCTATTCGAGACTTTACGCGACCGGTTATCGAAGTTATGGAAACGATTGCAATTCATGACTTATTGCTGTTAATGCAGAAAAAACGTATTCCAATGGCCGTTTTATATGATGAGTATGGGGGAACAGCGGGGTTGGTTACCCTAGAAGATATTCTAGAAGAAATCGTCGGAGAAATTCGTGATGAATATGACGATGACGAGCGTCCGCCAATCCAGCATATCAACGATGAACATAAAATTGTAGATGGAAAAGTGCTGATTGAGGAAGTAAATGATTTGTTCGGTCTTGATATTACGGATGAAATTGTAGATACAATTGGCGGCTGGATTTTAACTCAAAATCATGAGATTCAAGAGGGACATGCCATTGAGGCTGGCGGTTACGAATTTAAAGTGCTAGAGAAAGATGCCCATCAAATCAAACGAGTAGAAATTCGTAAAGCGCAGGAGCGAGAAGAAGAACAGGCAACGGCGCAGTAA
- a CDS encoding sporulation protein yields the protein MLAFLPTRMFAGQISELELRFAYEASGLRVWMEVDCRTGFHEMEAKREFVLEHVHLQDQSYLVQLLKEYITDSLKHPHLYTQPFSYKTHGYDGSGIGSMIGGLAVGLLGAMVLDGMMEEMFEDVAEAMGFDEESGLGDFFGGDEEEF from the coding sequence TTGCTTGCGTTTTTGCCCACTCGTATGTTTGCCGGACAAATCAGTGAGCTGGAATTACGATTTGCGTATGAAGCATCTGGCTTACGTGTTTGGATGGAGGTAGATTGTCGCACTGGTTTCCACGAGATGGAAGCAAAGCGGGAATTTGTGCTAGAGCATGTACATTTGCAAGATCAATCGTATTTGGTACAGCTTTTGAAGGAGTATATCACAGATTCTTTGAAACACCCTCATCTTTACACACAGCCGTTCTCTTATAAGACACACGGATACGATGGTAGTGGAATTGGTAGTATGATTGGTGGTCTAGCAGTCGGGCTTTTAGGTGCGATGGTGTTAGACGGAATGATGGAAGAGATGTTTGAGGATGTAGCTGAAGCAATGGGATTTGATGAGGAATCTGGGTTGGGAGATTTCTTTGGTGGTGACGAGGAAGAGTTTTAA